One Hevea brasiliensis isolate MT/VB/25A 57/8 chromosome 5, ASM3005281v1, whole genome shotgun sequence genomic region harbors:
- the LOC110656902 gene encoding acyl carrier protein 1, chloroplastic: MAAAAGSSVSMQARPSVAATRISSLRSFSLPNQRNFLSFRVRPVPARLQVSCAAKPGTVEKVCEIVKTQLALPPEIAVTGESKFAALGADSLDTVEIVMGLEEEFGINVEEESAQSIITVQDAADLIEILVEKKGA, encoded by the exons ATGGCAGCAGCCGCTGGTTCTTCAGTCTCTATGCAGGCTCGTCCTAGTGTG GCTGCAACCAGAATCTCTAGTCTGAGGTCTTTTTCACTTCCAAACCAGAGAAATTTCCTGTCCTTTAGGGTGCGGCCAGTTCCAGCTCGCCTTCAGGTTTCTTGTGCT GCCAAGCCAGGAACTGTGGAAAAGGTGTGTGAAATAGTGAAGACACAGCTGGCATTACCACCTGAAATTGCTGTTACTGGCGAGTCAAAATTTGCAGCCCTGGGAGCAGATTCTCTTGATACG GTTGAGATTGTGATGGGACTTGAAGAGGAATTTGGTATTAATGTGGAAGAAGAGAGTGCCCAGAGCATCATAACAGTTCAGGATGCTGCTGATCTTATTGAGATACTTGTTGAGAAGAAGGGTGCTTAG
- the LOC110656903 gene encoding coiled-coil domain-containing protein SCD2 translates to MDDRMNLMYSRQTSSAESLQASSPLMSPVHHRHVRTGSAGMPNVRKAQTKAAAQRLAQVMSHQLADDDDSEEDDLSFDYRNNASGIGSIGLAGGKKMPRPQSPRTMPIANSPVLKKKPQSQPPTQIVDEDNDKDDLLNDYGLVTGPVTIGRAGGKSMRSRSPMVVRTKQEQPQSTHSAAGSRPLLSVNTVEQPSSIPFRSVSPPPQVTNTMEEPLSARSLVVGRSSMNSLGQPLSVRSSMSVLSSPSSTEQPPSARSTSAGRPNIKTMPIPSSVPISLRPVSPVISPERSVDNRKDKRFSMDFGNTNLRDTGSHQSASALQDEVDMLLEENDSLIEKLRLAEERYEEADARARQLEKQVATLGEGVTLEARLLSRQEAALQQREAALRVAEQTSKPEDIAALRTEAETAKDEATSAMEQLLEAVSEVKLLRSITQRMILTDEEMEEVVLKRCWLARYWNLCVQHGIHGELAGAKYEYWSSFAPLPVEVVLAAGQRAKEESSSTNNDLSEREKVLRDMNELSGVGNIESMLLVEKGLRELASLKVEDAVALAMAQQRRPNLLKADEIKLPAEGQFEAFELSQEESEDVRFKQAWLTYFWRRAKAHGLEPDIAEERLQFWINHNHNNRSFTSHDAVDVERGLLELRKLGIENQLWQESRRGLEVDSNSRTPAESKF, encoded by the exons ATGGATGACAGGATGAATTTGATGTATTCAAGGCAGACAAGCAGTGCAGAATCATTGCAAGCTTCATCGCCGTTGATGTCCCCAGTACATCATCGCCATGTTCGGACGGGATCAGCTGGCATGCCTAACGTGAGGAAAGCACAGACAAAAGCCGCGGCGCAAAGGCTTGCACAGGTGATGTCACACCAACTAGCGGATGATGATGACAGTGAAGAGGATGATCTTTCCTTTGATTATAGAAATAATGCTAGTGGCATTGGCTCCATTGGCCTTGCTGGTGGAAAAAAAATGCCGCGCCCACAGTCTCCAAGG ACCATGCCAATAGCAAATAGCCCTGTACTTAAAAAGAAACCGCAGTCACAGCCCCCAACACAAATAGTTGATGAGGACAATGATAAGGATGACCTTTTGAATGATTATGGATTAGTTACTGGTCCCGTGACTATTGGACGTGCTGGTGGAAAGTCAATGAGATCCCGTTCTCCTATG GTAGTTCGTACCAAACAAGAACAACCTCAATCTACACATTCAGCAGCAGGCAGTAGACCATTACTATCTGTCAACACTGTGGAACAACCATCATCAATTCCATTTCGTTCAGTATCCCCACCCCCTCAGGTTACAAACACTATGGAAGAGCCTTTGTCTGCTCGTTCTTTAGTGGTTGGGCGATCATCCATGAATTCTTTAGGACAGCCTTTATCTGTTCGTTCTTCAATGTCTGTTCTATCATCCCCCAGCTCCACCGAACAACCTCCATCTGCTCGTTCTACTTCAGCTGGCCGTCCAAACATCAAGACAATGCCCATTCCCTCTAGTGTACCTATATCTTTAAGGCCAGTCTCTCCAGTGATTTCACCAGAGCGTTCAGTTGACAATCGGAAAGATAAAAG GTTTTCAATGGATTTTGGAAATACAAATCTAAGAGATACTGGCAGCCATCAATCAGCTTCTGCTTTACAAGACGAG GTTGATATGCTGCTGGAAGAAAATGATAGTTTAATTGAAAAG CTTCGACTTGCAGAGGAGAGGTATGAGGAAGCAGATGCAAGAGCTAGGCAGCTTGAGAAGCag GTTGCTACTCTTGGAGAAGGTGTAACATTAGAAGCTCGCCTTTTAAGCAGGCAA GAGGCAGCTCTTCAGCAAAGGGAG GCTGCTCTGAGAGTTGCAGAACAAACTAGTAAACCTGAAGATATTGCTGCTCTTAGGACAGAAGCTGAG ACTGCTAAGGATGAGGCAACATCTGCTATGGAGCAGCTCCTTGAAGCTGTTTCTGAAGTTAAATTACTTAGGAGTATAACACAGAGAATGATTCTGACGGATGAGGAAATG GAAGAAGTTGTTCTAAAGAGGTGTTGGCTTGCACGGTATTGGAACTTGTGTGTTCAACATG GTATACATGGAGAGCTTGCTGGAGCAAAATACGAATACTGGTCATCCTTTGCACCTCTTCCTGTTGAAGTAGTACTAGCTGCTGGACAGCGAGCTAAAGAGGAGAGCTCATCAA CAAATAACGATTTAAGTGAAAGAGAGAAGGTTTTACGGGACATGAATGAACTTTCTGGAGTTGGAAACATTGAAAGCATGCTTCTAGTTGAGAAAGGTCTGCGGGAACTAGCTTCATTAAAG gtAGAAGATGCAGTAGCACTTGCCATGGCTCAGCAACGACGCCCAAATTTGCTTAAAGCAG ATGAAATTAAGCTACCTGCTGAAGGACAGTTTGAAGCATTTG AATTGAGCCAAGAGGAGTCTGAAGATGTGCGTTTTAAGCAG GCATGGCTTACATATTTCTGGAGAAGAGCAAAAGCCCATGGATTGGAACCAGATATAGCAGAAGAACGTTTGCAGTTCTGGatcaaccacaaccacaacaatCGATCTTTCACATCACATGATGCAGTTGATG TTGAGAGGGGGCTATTGGAGCTGAGAAAGTTAGGCATTGAGAACCAATTATGGCAAGAGTCTCGCAGAGGGCTAGAGGTTGACTCCAATTCTAGAACACCTGCTGAGTCTAAATTTTGA